One stretch of Ictalurus punctatus breed USDA103 chromosome 5, Coco_2.0, whole genome shotgun sequence DNA includes these proteins:
- the dnajc5aa gene encoding dnaJ (Hsp40) homolog, subfamily C, member 5aa, whose product MTEQQRQRTLSTSGESLYHVLGVDKLATNDDIKKSYRKLALKYHPDKNPDNPEAADKFKEINNAHAILNDPTKRNIYDKYGSLGLYVAEQFGEENVNTYFVLSSWWAKALFVFCGLATGCYFCCCLCCCCNCCCGKCKPRPPEGQDQEFYVSPEDLEAQLQSDEREAGGGEPIVLQPSATETTQLTSDGHHTTYRTDTSFN is encoded by the exons ATGACTGAACAGCAGAGGCAGCGCACCCTCTCCACCTCTGGAGAATCCCTCTATCATGTGCTGGGTGTCGACAAACTGGCCACTAATGATGACATCAAGAAGTCTTACAG GAAACTGGCCCTGAAATACCACCCTGACAAGAACCCAGACAATCCTGAGGCAGCGGACAAGTTTAAAGAGATCAACAATGCCCATGCCATCCTGAACGACCCTACCAAACGCAACATTTATGACAAGTACGGCTCCCTGGGGCTCTACGTGGCCGAGCAGTTTGGAGAGGAGAACGTCAACACTTACTTTGTCCTGTCCAGCTGGTGGGCCAAG GCTCTCTTTGTGTTCTGCGGCTTGGCTACAGGCTGCTAtttctgctgctgtctgtgttgtTGCTGTAACTGTTGCTGTGGGAAGTGTAAACCACGGCCACCTGAGGGACAGGATCAGGAGTTCTACGTCTCTCCTGAAGACCTGGAGGCCCAGCTGCAGTCTGACGAGAGAG AGGCTGGTGGAGGCGAGCCCATTGTCCTGCAACCGTCAGCCACAGAGACCACCCAGCTAACATCCGATGGCCACCACACCACCTACCGGACCGACACCAGCTTCAACTAA